In Colwellia sp. PAMC 20917, a single genomic region encodes these proteins:
- a CDS encoding winged helix-turn-helix domain-containing protein, producing the protein MGNHAWVERDDLMIFFLCKFGVENSPLSKQEIADKIGVSLGSVSYRIGNFNAINGVGSATNFAKLSLKVHEQYSNFSIQKLKAIAFT; encoded by the coding sequence GTGGGAAATCATGCATGGGTTGAAAGAGATGATCTTATGATTTTCTTTTTATGCAAGTTTGGAGTTGAAAATTCGCCTTTATCTAAGCAAGAAATCGCTGATAAAATCGGTGTTTCATTAGGCAGTGTTAGCTATAGAATAGGAAACTTCAATGCCATTAACGGTGTTGGGAGTGCGACTAACTTCGCTAAATTATCGCTAAAAGTCCATGAGCAATATTCTAACTTTTCAATACAAAAACTAAAGGCCATTGCATTTACTTAA
- the istA gene encoding IS21 family transposase, with amino-acid sequence MSGKPITKQQVNLYMSYRKDHKQTAAAAQSGMSERTARRIESGQHSTTHLPRVYRTRKDPFNGAFEEHLVPLLKADPELQPITLLDQLDTLMPGKFGHNHLRTLQRRVKKWLATEGPEQEVIFRQKYMPGFMGISDYTWMNKLEISIAGQAFSHKLFHYKLVFSGWTYAQLVFGGESFESLSTGLQNAFWRSGGVPQTHRTDSLSAAFNNHYEQEALTERYQKLCAHYSVVATRNNKGVAHENGAIEVAHSHLKRKVDQQLRLRGSRDFATITEYQSFLDVIVAKINRQCKTRFDEERKHLNDLPKRRTNDFCEQYVKVTSSSTISVKRVTYTVPSRLISHRLLVHIYDTRLDLFLGHEKTLSLSRVYAQGHLRSRAVDYKHVIHSLAKKPNAFKYSQLREDLIPEGDFSLLWQQLTAEHVSDKDCRYMVELLLLAHNYNCEHALGRYVLKNHEQGKFISIDMCRKLFAPSTLVIPNIVSHQHQISDYDILLGGLHG; translated from the coding sequence ATGTCTGGAAAACCCATAACCAAGCAACAGGTTAATTTATATATGTCTTATCGTAAGGATCATAAACAAACAGCAGCCGCTGCCCAATCTGGTATGTCAGAGCGTACAGCTCGGCGTATCGAATCCGGCCAGCATTCAACCACACATCTCCCTAGGGTTTATCGAACACGCAAAGATCCATTTAATGGTGCGTTTGAAGAGCATCTAGTGCCATTGCTCAAAGCAGATCCTGAACTTCAACCCATAACTTTATTAGATCAGCTCGATACACTCATGCCAGGTAAATTTGGTCACAATCATTTACGTACGTTACAACGTCGAGTCAAAAAGTGGTTGGCAACTGAAGGGCCAGAGCAAGAAGTTATCTTTCGTCAAAAGTACATGCCAGGGTTTATGGGGATATCTGATTACACTTGGATGAACAAACTTGAAATATCTATTGCAGGCCAAGCATTTTCTCATAAGCTTTTTCATTACAAGTTAGTGTTCAGTGGCTGGACGTATGCTCAACTTGTCTTTGGTGGTGAAAGTTTCGAATCACTCTCTACAGGTTTACAAAATGCATTTTGGCGCAGTGGTGGTGTACCACAGACACACCGAACCGATAGCTTAAGTGCTGCATTCAATAATCATTATGAACAGGAAGCGTTAACTGAACGCTATCAAAAGCTATGTGCTCACTATAGCGTTGTTGCGACGCGTAACAATAAAGGTGTAGCTCATGAAAATGGTGCGATTGAAGTGGCACATAGCCATTTAAAACGAAAAGTAGATCAGCAATTACGACTACGTGGCAGTCGTGATTTCGCGACAATTACCGAGTACCAATCGTTTCTTGATGTAATTGTCGCCAAAATTAATCGCCAATGCAAAACTCGATTTGATGAAGAGCGCAAGCACTTAAATGATTTGCCTAAACGTCGTACCAACGACTTCTGCGAACAATACGTTAAAGTTACCTCTAGCAGCACCATCAGTGTTAAACGTGTGACGTATACCGTACCTTCTAGATTAATTAGTCATCGATTACTTGTACACATTTATGATACTCGGCTGGATTTATTTCTTGGTCATGAAAAAACGTTATCCCTGTCTAGAGTCTATGCTCAAGGACACTTAAGATCACGAGCAGTAGATTATAAACATGTGATCCACTCACTTGCGAAAAAGCCCAATGCGTTCAAATACTCGCAGTTACGAGAAGATTTGATCCCAGAAGGTGACTTCAGTTTGTTGTGGCAGCAGTTAACAGCAGAGCATGTTAGCGATAAAGACTGTCGTTATATGGTTGAATTATTGTTACTCGCTCATAACTATAATTGCGAGCATGCCCTTGGTCGTTATGTCTTGAAAAACCACGAGCAAGGTAAGTTTATATCTATTGATATGTGCCGTAAATTGTTTGCCCCTAGCACGCTCGTCATACCAAACATTGTCAGTCATCAACATCAAATAAGTGATTACGATATATTGCTTGGAGGGTTACATGGCTAA
- the istB gene encoding IS21-like element helper ATPase IstB, producing MANILSLPILLKELRLSAIAKEWEVLAQKAVSQEWEPELFLAELCELEANHRHESRLKRLLKESKLPVGKQLHQYKFDEIEGITSLQMKQKVNQIDWLRQGHNILLFGASGLGKTHLACAIGYSLLEKAVRVKFSTSTAIVQELQRAKETLGLTDALRKLDKYELLILDDIGYVKKTDSESQVLFELIAHRYERGSLLITSNQAFSEWDSIFGDNMMTVAAIDRLVHHSDIYQIKGESYRKKQAMQLNSNTGQVN from the coding sequence ATGGCTAATATTCTAAGCTTACCAATATTACTGAAAGAGCTGCGCTTAAGTGCGATAGCCAAAGAATGGGAAGTCCTTGCCCAAAAGGCTGTTTCACAGGAGTGGGAGCCTGAATTATTCCTTGCCGAGCTATGTGAACTTGAAGCTAATCATCGTCATGAAAGTCGATTAAAACGGTTACTTAAAGAGAGTAAATTACCCGTAGGTAAACAACTACATCAATATAAATTTGACGAAATAGAAGGTATTACGTCACTGCAAATGAAACAAAAAGTTAATCAGATTGACTGGCTTAGACAAGGCCATAATATCTTATTGTTTGGTGCTAGTGGTTTAGGGAAAACTCACTTAGCGTGTGCTATTGGTTACTCATTACTTGAAAAAGCAGTGCGCGTTAAATTCAGCACTAGTACAGCTATTGTTCAAGAACTCCAACGTGCAAAAGAAACGTTGGGCTTAACTGATGCCCTAAGAAAACTCGATAAATATGAGCTGTTGATATTAGATGATATCGGCTATGTGAAAAAGACTGATAGTGAAAGTCAGGTGTTGTTTGAACTGATTGCACATCGTTATGAACGAGGCAGTTTGTTGATCACATCGAATCAAGCATTCAGTGAGTGGGATAGTATATTTGGTGACAACATGATGACTGTTGCTGCTATCGACAGACTTGTTCACCACAGTGATATCTATCAAATAAAAGGAGAAAGTTACCGAAAAAAACAAGCTATGCAACTAAATTCAAATACCGGCCAAGTTAATTGA
- a CDS encoding PEP-CTERM sorting domain-containing protein yields the protein MFFAGEITSGANIKAQWTPKLIITTVPEPPTLAILALGIIGLASRRFN from the coding sequence GTGTTTTTTGCAGGTGAGATAACATCAGGAGCAAATATAAAGGCACAATGGACGCCTAAGTTAATTATTACAACCGTCCCTGAGCCACCAACACTAGCAATTTTAGCTCTAGGCATTATAGGATTAGCATCACGTCGATTTAATTAA